The DNA sequence ATTATGACTCGTTCCGGACAATCAACGTGAGGCTAGATCGCTTTCGCTCACGCTAGATCGCTTCGCTCACGGCGTCCTCGCGCTGGGTCGGTTTCGGCCGCGATTGCAGCGCCGTGTAGTGGCGCATCTGCTCGCCGATATAGACCTGGCGCGGACGCGCGATCTTCTGCTCCGGATCGCGCACCATCTCGGCCCACTGCGCCATCCATCCCGAAGTGCGCGGAATCGCAAATAGCACCGGGAACATGTCCATCGGGAAGCCCATCGCCTGGTAGATGATCCCCGAGTAGAAATCGACGTTCGGATACAGTTTGTGCGAGATGAAGTAATCGTCTTGCAGCGCGATTCGTTCGAGCTCGATCGCGATATCGATCAGCGGATTGCGGCCCGTGACTTCGAACACCTGCGCCGCCATCTCCTTCAGAATCTTCGCGCGCGGATCGTAGTTCTTGTACACGCGATGGCCAAAGCCCATCAGGCGCCGGTCGCCGTTCTTCACCTTCTTGATCATGTCGGGAATCGCCGATACCGAGCCGATATCCATCAGCATCCGGATCGCCGCTTCATTGGCCCCGCCGTGCAGCGGCCCGTAAAGCGCGGCGATCGCCGCGGCCGCGGCGGCGTACGGATCGGGCTGCGAGCTTCCCACCGAGCGCATCGCGTTGGTCGAGCAATTCTGCTCGTGGTCGGCGTGCAGGATGAACAGCACGTCGAGCGCCCGCTCGAGCACGGGATTGGGCTTATACCGTAGCTCGGTCATCTTGAAGAGCATCGAGAGCAGGTTGCCGGTGTAGCTGAGCTCATTGTCCGGATACACATAGGGCAGGCCCTTGGTATGCCGATAGGCGAACGCCGCGAGCGTCGGGATTTTTCCGATCAGGCGGCGGGTCTGCAGCCGGCGCGACTCGAGATCGTGGATATCCTTGGCGTCGAGATAAAAAGTCGAGAGCGCGCCGACGGTCCCGACCAGCATCCCCATCGGATGCGCGTCGTAGCGATAGCCCTCCATGAATTTTTTGATGTTCTCGTGGACCATCGTGTGAATCTTGATGTTGTTCTCCCAGCGACCGTAATGGTCGCGATCGGGGAGCTCGCCTTTCACGATCAGGTACGCAGTCTCGAGGTAATTGCTCTTCTCGGCCAGCTCCTCGATCGGATAGCCGCGATAGCGCAGGATTCCCTTGTCGCCATCGATGTATGTGATGCGGCTCTTGCATGAGGCCGTATTGGTGAACGCCGGGTCGTATGACATCAGGCCGAAGTCGTCGTCCGCGACCTTGATTTGCTTGAGCGCCGCGGCGCGAATCACGCCGCCCTCGTCGATCGCGATCTCATAATGCTTGCCGGTGCGATTGTCGGTGATGCTCAGTGTGTCCTTCGCCATCGTTCTCCTCGACTTTATTATGCTTGCAAAAATCGCCCGCCAAATCGACATTTGCTTAAATTCACTGGCGCATTGACCCG is a window from the Candidatus Binatus sp. genome containing:
- a CDS encoding citrate synthase, with amino-acid sequence MAKDTLSITDNRTGKHYEIAIDEGGVIRAAALKQIKVADDDFGLMSYDPAFTNTASCKSRITYIDGDKGILRYRGYPIEELAEKSNYLETAYLIVKGELPDRDHYGRWENNIKIHTMVHENIKKFMEGYRYDAHPMGMLVGTVGALSTFYLDAKDIHDLESRRLQTRRLIGKIPTLAAFAYRHTKGLPYVYPDNELSYTGNLLSMLFKMTELRYKPNPVLERALDVLFILHADHEQNCSTNAMRSVGSSQPDPYAAAAAAIAALYGPLHGGANEAAIRMLMDIGSVSAIPDMIKKVKNGDRRLMGFGHRVYKNYDPRAKILKEMAAQVFEVTGRNPLIDIAIELERIALQDDYFISHKLYPNVDFYSGIIYQAMGFPMDMFPVLFAIPRTSGWMAQWAEMVRDPEQKIARPRQVYIGEQMRHYTALQSRPKPTQREDAVSEAI